Proteins encoded together in one Calditrichota bacterium window:
- a CDS encoding exo-alpha-sialidase encodes MKISGSLVSRSSMLLLLACLALSPWYAWSQTAKQTSTQQLRKEPLESMPFRVDSRADQIEANSTEPVSGVVRYAPPENWEQIREEWNPLDLLVGANARCNQDAFGSWQNEISISGSPISTSYALAGSNDYRGSDSRAGFYRTIDGGATWTDVLQGIGNATLDAAGDPVCTIDRTGRMYAAYIAFDRSPGVDNGLYVQRSLDNGLTWTTPTAVIQHIGGGNPDFEDKPYACADITPGSPYLGRYYITWTKFRASGGNPIYFSRSTDGGATFSTGVQISSGTNCQFSCPTVGPNGEIYVTWQEGGNTVKFRKSLDGGTTWQPIVTVATYSSSFPTNPCGTFRHIMYPVIGSDISGGAYNGNIYIAYGASVSSSPEIYFTRSTDGGSSWSVPYRLNDVATGWQYHHWMAVNPTNGLIGAAWLDTREDGSSCQYKNYGSISNNGGASFPAAAPVATVASNPTSSVFLGDYNGVSYHGDHFFAGWTDLRNDAGDCYAATFAPDPVAPANDACPGTFVSIPYTGTGSTQFANHETANCLGNVSPDVFYYFFADSCGSDITVSLCGSGYDTALEILGGCGGTSLFCNDDFCSLQSSITFTPTANTYYTVRVFGFTTHSGDYTINITQAGTPPANDNCSGATAITALPYSDTGSTCFAANDYDYCFMNQSPEVVYTLTLTDCEDVTVSLCGSFYDTRLTVRTGGACPGTDEIACNDDFCGLQSQVTFSATQGVVYYIIVGGFSTHRGAYTLNITGTSLAPANDVCSGAYVINSLPYTDTGSTLCANADYSYFGCYSDDFMSRDVVYRLNVPTCQTVQVSTCDPGTNYDTRIQVMAGGACPGNTLVACNDDFCGLQSELSFGALANTDYYILIRGYRDYSYGDYIMTVTSLGSYTSANDVCPGTSITAIPYTTFGNTSCSNDDYANGDCYFSESSPEDVFNLTLGTTQYVTVSLCGSGYDTGLKVRRGGACPGDVMVVCDDDAACGGSNSLLSTVEFTANAGVTYFIQVSGFTSNSGPYTFHVEPSIGDPVDSLVIKSVGNTVQLWWDGSPSAYYYYIHRSASQNDLFSWTTLVDATLSPTTTWTDPATLSDQLYYGVTAVPDYMIPALLAAGLGERPIQEVLRDANAQLKITAEPVEAVEYYSGPISDSPELAEPDKIATKFVPTHIFGAGVSIEHPVEGKDYSAQ; translated from the coding sequence ATGAAAATCTCTGGAAGTTTGGTAAGTCGATCGTCAATGTTGCTTTTGCTTGCTTGTTTGGCGTTGAGTCCATGGTATGCATGGTCACAAACGGCAAAACAAACGAGTACGCAGCAGTTGCGCAAAGAACCACTTGAATCGATGCCGTTTCGAGTTGATTCGCGCGCCGATCAAATAGAAGCAAATAGTACTGAACCCGTTTCAGGAGTCGTACGGTATGCGCCGCCAGAAAACTGGGAACAGATTCGCGAAGAGTGGAATCCGCTCGACTTACTTGTGGGCGCCAACGCGCGCTGCAATCAAGACGCGTTTGGAAGCTGGCAGAATGAAATCTCGATTTCGGGAAGCCCGATTTCGACGAGCTATGCTTTGGCCGGTTCGAACGACTATCGCGGTTCCGATTCCAGAGCCGGGTTTTACCGTACCATTGACGGCGGCGCGACTTGGACCGATGTGTTGCAAGGTATCGGCAATGCGACGTTGGACGCCGCCGGCGACCCTGTTTGCACAATTGACCGTACGGGCAGAATGTACGCGGCCTATATCGCGTTTGACCGCAGCCCTGGCGTCGACAACGGACTTTACGTTCAGCGTTCATTGGACAACGGCTTAACGTGGACGACACCGACGGCGGTGATTCAGCATATCGGCGGCGGCAATCCGGACTTTGAAGACAAGCCCTACGCCTGCGCGGATATCACTCCCGGTTCGCCGTACTTGGGTCGCTATTACATTACGTGGACAAAATTCCGTGCGTCCGGCGGCAATCCTATCTACTTTTCTCGGTCAACGGACGGCGGCGCAACTTTTTCCACGGGTGTCCAGATTTCTTCAGGGACGAATTGTCAGTTCTCGTGTCCGACGGTCGGCCCGAATGGTGAGATCTATGTGACCTGGCAGGAAGGCGGCAACACCGTTAAGTTCAGGAAATCGCTCGACGGTGGCACGACGTGGCAGCCGATCGTGACCGTTGCGACTTACAGCAGCTCGTTCCCGACAAATCCTTGCGGGACTTTCCGACACATCATGTATCCGGTAATTGGCAGCGACATCAGCGGCGGCGCTTACAATGGAAACATCTACATTGCATATGGAGCAAGCGTTTCGAGCAGCCCGGAGATCTACTTCACGCGCTCGACGGACGGCGGCTCCTCGTGGTCAGTGCCCTACCGTTTGAACGACGTGGCGACCGGTTGGCAGTACCATCACTGGATGGCAGTCAATCCGACAAACGGATTGATTGGCGCCGCGTGGCTGGATACGCGAGAAGATGGCAGTTCCTGCCAATATAAGAACTACGGATCGATCTCGAACAACGGCGGCGCGAGCTTCCCGGCTGCAGCTCCTGTTGCGACGGTTGCCTCAAACCCAACGTCTTCCGTCTTCCTCGGGGACTACAACGGCGTTTCCTACCACGGTGACCACTTCTTTGCCGGTTGGACGGACTTGAGAAACGACGCGGGCGATTGTTATGCGGCGACGTTCGCGCCAGACCCTGTTGCACCGGCAAACGATGCTTGTCCGGGCACATTTGTTAGCATACCCTACACAGGCACGGGTTCTACGCAATTTGCGAATCACGAAACAGCGAACTGTTTGGGCAACGTGTCGCCGGACGTGTTCTACTATTTCTTCGCCGATTCCTGTGGAAGCGACATAACAGTATCGCTGTGCGGTTCGGGCTATGACACGGCGTTGGAAATTCTGGGCGGTTGCGGCGGAACTTCGCTCTTCTGTAATGACGATTTCTGCAGTCTCCAAAGCAGCATTACGTTTACGCCGACTGCGAACACATATTACACTGTGCGGGTATTTGGATTCACGACGCACTCCGGTGACTACACGATCAATATCACGCAAGCCGGAACGCCGCCCGCCAACGATAATTGCAGCGGCGCCACGGCGATCACAGCGCTGCCGTATTCGGATACGGGCAGCACATGTTTCGCGGCAAACGACTACGACTATTGTTTCATGAACCAGTCGCCGGAAGTTGTTTATACGCTTACCTTGACGGATTGCGAGGATGTTACGGTGTCGCTGTGCGGATCGTTCTACGACACTCGTTTGACGGTTCGTACCGGCGGAGCTTGCCCGGGAACGGATGAAATTGCCTGCAACGACGATTTCTGCGGGCTGCAGAGCCAGGTTACGTTCTCGGCCACGCAAGGTGTGGTCTATTACATCATCGTCGGTGGATTCAGCACGCATCGCGGAGCCTATACGTTGAACATCACCGGAACGTCGCTTGCTCCGGCAAACGATGTTTGCTCCGGCGCGTATGTGATCAATTCATTGCCCTATACTGATACGGGCAGCACGCTTTGTGCGAATGCGGACTATTCGTATTTTGGCTGCTATTCCGATGATTTCATGTCCCGCGACGTTGTCTACCGCTTGAACGTCCCCACTTGCCAAACAGTGCAAGTCAGTACATGTGACCCGGGGACGAATTACGACACGCGTATTCAGGTGATGGCTGGCGGCGCCTGCCCCGGCAACACACTGGTTGCCTGCAACGATGACTTCTGCGGTCTTCAGAGTGAATTGTCGTTCGGCGCCTTGGCCAACACGGACTACTACATCTTGATCCGCGGCTATCGTGATTACTCGTATGGCGATTACATCATGACCGTGACCAGCCTCGGAAGTTACACGTCGGCCAATGACGTTTGCCCGGGCACGAGCATCACGGCGATTCCTTATACCACGTTCGGAAATACGAGCTGCTCGAATGACGACTATGCGAACGGCGATTGCTACTTCTCTGAAAGCTCGCCGGAAGACGTGTTCAACCTAACTCTCGGTACGACGCAGTACGTGACGGTGTCGCTGTGCGGATCGGGCTATGACACGGGATTGAAAGTCCGCCGCGGTGGAGCCTGTCCGGGTGACGTCATGGTTGTTTGCGATGACGATGCGGCTTGCGGCGGCTCGAATTCGCTGCTTAGCACCGTTGAATTCACAGCCAATGCTGGAGTGACCTACTTCATTCAGGTTAGTGGTTTTACGTCAAACTCCGGTCCGTACACGTTCCATGTCGAACCCAGTATCGGTGATCCCGTGGATTCGCTCGTAATCAAGTCCGTCGGAAATACGGTTCAACTGTGGTGGGACGGTTCGCCCAGCGCGTATTACTACTATATCCATCGCTCGGCGTCGCAGAACGACTTGTTCTCGTGGACAACCCTTGTCGATGCCACACTAAGTCCGACCACGACATGGACAGATCCGGCGACATTGTCTGATCAACTGTATTACGGCGTCACGGCAGTTCCGGACTACATGATTCCGGCACTATTGGCCGCTGGTCTTGGCGAACGTCCGATTCAGGAAGTGCTTCGCGATGCGAACGCGCAATTGAAGATCACGGCAGAGCCTGTTGAGGCTGTCGAGTACTATTCTGGACCGATTTCGGACAGCCCCGAGCTTGCCGAACCGGACAAGATTGCAACGAAGTTCGTGCCGACGCACATTTTCGGTGCGGGTGTCTCTATCGAGCATCCGGTCGAAGGGAAGGACTATTCGGCACAATAG
- a CDS encoding 4Fe-4S binding protein, translated as MSLVESTSANGLFKLAVRETWCKGCRICVELCPTKTLVMVESPDRWEGSVVKVENIEACNGCGICEAECPDFAISVFVEGKGKPAKGESA; from the coding sequence ATGAGCCTTGTGGAGAGCACCTCCGCGAATGGGCTGTTTAAGCTGGCCGTGCGTGAAACATGGTGCAAGGGGTGCCGCATCTGCGTTGAGCTATGTCCCACCAAGACTTTGGTCATGGTGGAATCGCCTGATCGATGGGAAGGCTCGGTTGTGAAGGTAGAGAACATTGAAGCGTGCAACGGCTGTGGTATTTGCGAAGCGGAATGTCCCGACTTCGCAATTTCTGTTTTTGTTGAGGGCAAAGGCAAGCCCGCGAAGGGAGAATCGGCTTGA
- a CDS encoding S49 family peptidase, which produces MKRIIIFLVLLTAAAVHASDRSPLLLNYGQGILNTGSTPGSYMGAIGSFWNPAGWSTMSRSEAVFSWDDRNDARKRLDNWGVYLGGHGLGAVVRRNLVYRNDDYYAIDDYQLAMSGGSRGEGWGIAYGWSKGDSAKELRQHYLTVGNVYRPYKYVSIGSAWTLGLRNGRSRFQGDLGLRPFAGSHKLTLFGDLAAHDKDNFKTMQWGGGVEVMPLNGVRISAKISKLFPDDPAPWFTLGIGLSVDEAGVHVTPNYNKKSDIQYTSYAVRIGKVEPSFSGQEKGKRVVALGMRGTLTYQKSRWFDPGRQTLTEMLQLVEDAKNDRSVGGIAMNLSGFNAPRELVWELTEKLKEFRAAGKKVYMYVDRPTMTQVYLLTQADYSWMDPLGSMDMLGWLMGGTYYKGMLEKLGIGVEEFRYFTYKSAFERLAREDMSKKDREQRMSLLSDFHDEWSHAIEENLGISADSIKLAMDSLGLITAHEAERFGFVDTVARWTDAADIIESERGSRAKFVERGELNEDKHSDPRWGEYPKVAVVYALGECAMDTGIRARYTSRLLRRLAKDDNIQAVVLRVDSPGGDGLASDLVADGMRDVSKKKPMIVSQGRVAASGGYWLSSPGDRVFTSPFTITGSIGVIAGWLWNERLTEKTGLTFDKVQIGKHADLGMGIELPFIGVEVPNRDVDDEERARVEKIIRGHYDDFVGRVAEDRSLPREDVEEVAQGRVWGGRAAIEHDLVDEIGGLEQSILYAKDKAGIRPNEKIELVEFPKPGLINFDRLFAPASPLAAVGLKLGLFGRGEDNVDEFPHELKVIKLYSEHPGQPLLLLPPEDMIED; this is translated from the coding sequence ATGAAACGGATCATCATTTTTTTGGTTTTGCTGACAGCGGCGGCCGTTCACGCAAGTGACCGTTCGCCGTTGCTTCTCAATTATGGTCAGGGAATCCTGAACACGGGCTCAACACCCGGGTCATACATGGGAGCGATAGGTTCGTTTTGGAATCCCGCGGGGTGGTCCACGATGTCCCGCTCAGAAGCGGTATTTTCGTGGGATGACCGCAACGATGCGCGCAAACGGCTCGACAATTGGGGAGTTTATCTCGGTGGTCATGGTCTCGGAGCGGTGGTACGCAGGAATTTGGTGTACCGGAACGACGATTACTATGCAATCGATGACTATCAACTTGCCATGTCCGGAGGCAGCCGAGGTGAAGGCTGGGGCATCGCCTACGGGTGGTCCAAAGGAGACAGCGCAAAGGAGTTGCGCCAGCACTACTTGACGGTCGGGAATGTTTACCGTCCGTACAAGTATGTCTCAATCGGCAGTGCGTGGACGCTTGGATTGCGGAACGGCAGGTCGAGGTTTCAAGGTGATTTGGGATTAAGACCGTTTGCGGGGTCGCACAAGCTCACGCTGTTCGGAGATCTTGCGGCTCACGACAAGGACAACTTCAAGACGATGCAGTGGGGCGGAGGAGTCGAGGTTATGCCCCTGAACGGCGTTCGCATATCCGCCAAAATCTCCAAACTCTTTCCTGACGATCCAGCTCCGTGGTTCACACTTGGGATTGGTCTTTCCGTCGATGAGGCAGGCGTGCACGTTACGCCGAACTACAATAAGAAATCCGATATTCAGTATACGAGCTACGCCGTTCGAATTGGCAAAGTCGAGCCAAGTTTTTCCGGACAAGAGAAAGGCAAGCGCGTCGTGGCGCTTGGCATGCGCGGCACTCTAACCTATCAGAAGTCGCGCTGGTTTGATCCCGGTCGGCAAACGTTGACTGAAATGCTTCAGCTTGTTGAGGATGCTAAGAACGACCGGAGCGTCGGCGGCATTGCGATGAATCTTTCAGGATTCAATGCACCGCGGGAATTGGTCTGGGAGCTGACTGAAAAACTCAAGGAGTTTCGTGCCGCTGGCAAAAAAGTTTACATGTATGTAGACCGTCCCACGATGACTCAAGTCTATCTTCTGACGCAAGCGGACTACTCGTGGATGGATCCGCTGGGTTCGATGGACATGTTGGGGTGGTTGATGGGCGGCACCTATTACAAAGGAATGCTTGAGAAGCTCGGCATCGGCGTCGAGGAGTTTCGCTACTTCACGTACAAGTCCGCATTCGAAAGATTGGCCCGCGAAGACATGTCCAAAAAGGACCGCGAGCAGCGCATGAGTTTGCTGTCCGATTTTCACGACGAATGGTCGCATGCGATAGAAGAGAATTTGGGAATCAGTGCGGATTCGATCAAACTCGCGATGGATTCGCTTGGTTTGATCACCGCTCACGAAGCTGAACGGTTCGGTTTTGTGGATACGGTCGCTCGCTGGACGGATGCCGCGGACATAATTGAAAGCGAGCGCGGTTCTCGTGCGAAGTTTGTCGAGCGCGGCGAGCTTAATGAGGACAAACACAGCGATCCGCGGTGGGGAGAATATCCCAAAGTCGCGGTCGTTTACGCGCTTGGCGAATGTGCGATGGATACGGGTATTCGCGCGCGCTATACGTCAAGGCTTCTGCGCAGGCTTGCCAAGGATGACAATATTCAGGCCGTGGTCTTGCGTGTCGACTCTCCGGGCGGGGACGGTCTGGCATCGGACTTGGTGGCCGACGGTATGCGTGACGTCTCAAAAAAGAAGCCGATGATTGTCTCTCAAGGGCGAGTCGCGGCGTCAGGCGGCTATTGGCTGAGTTCACCCGGCGACCGGGTGTTTACGTCACCTTTCACGATTACCGGGTCAATAGGAGTGATTGCCGGTTGGCTGTGGAACGAGCGGCTGACTGAGAAAACCGGTTTGACATTCGACAAAGTACAGATTGGCAAGCATGCCGACTTGGGAATGGGAATAGAGCTTCCATTTATTGGCGTCGAAGTTCCCAACCGCGACGTCGACGACGAGGAGCGGGCGCGTGTCGAGAAGATCATTCGCGGGCACTACGACGATTTTGTGGGAAGAGTGGCCGAAGACCGCAGCCTGCCGCGTGAAGATGTGGAAGAAGTTGCGCAAGGTCGAGTGTGGGGTGGGCGCGCCGCGATTGAGCATGATCTTGTGGATGAGATTGGCGGTTTGGAACAATCGATTCTTTATGCCAAGGACAAAGCAGGAATCCGCCCGAATGAGAAGATTGAGCTGGTTGAGTTTCCGAAGCCCGGCTTGATCAATTTTGACAGGTTGTTTGCACCGGCCTCGCCGTTGGCGGCTGTCGGATTGAAACTCGGGCTCTTTGGCCGAGGGGAAGACAATGTGGACGAGTTCCCACATGAACTGAAAGTCATTAAGTTGTATTCAGAACATCCCGGACAGCCTTTGCTCCTCCTGCCTCCAGAAGACATGATCGAAGATTAA